The Bacillus sp. NEB1478 genome contains the following window.
GAAGAGTACAAAAAGTACTTCCAGGTATGCAAGCAGTATTTGTTGATATTGGTACGGATAAAAATGGTTTTCTTCATAAAGATGATCTGCCTGGATATTATCAGTTATCTGATAAAGAGAAGAAACAAATATCAATTTCTAATTTAGTCAAAGAAGGCGAGTCTATTCTGGTTCAAATTGTGAAAGAAGAATCGGGTGAAAAAGGGGCTAAATTAACAGCTCTTCTCTCTTTTACTGCTCATCTGCTTGTCTATTTTCCTTATACGCCGCATGTCGGAGTATCCAAAAAAATTAAAGAATCCGCACGAGAGACTTTAAATAAATGGGGAGCACAATATACTGCAGATCAGGAAGGTCTGATTATCCGCACAGGTTGTGAAGATTTTCCGGAAGAAGAAATGCTTAAAGAGTTAAATGGTCTTAGAAAACAATTTTTGGATGTGCTGAAGAAATCTGAAGAGAAGAAAGCGCCTTACCTTCTTATAAGACCAGCTTTTTATCAAACTTATTTAGAAAAATGGCTTAATCAGCACGTTGAAGAGATAATCGTCGATGACCATGAAACGTATTCTCAGATTAAAGAATACATTTCAGCTTTTAGTAAATCATATTCAGTTACCCTTTATAATGAAAGAGAACCGATATTTAGTAAGTTTGGCATTGATGCAGAAATTCGAAAAAGCTTATCCCCGCATGTTTGGCTAAAAAATGGTTCATCATTATATATAAATGTAACAGAAGCCTTAACAGTAATTGATGTGAATACAGGCAAATTTATCGGCAAAAAGGACCGGGCAAAAACAGTAGTAGAAACAAACTTACTTGCAGCTGAAGAAATTACGAAACAGCTGCGTTTACGTAATTTAGCTGGTATGATTGTTATCGATTTTATTACGATGAGTTCGGATAAGGACAAGCAGATGGTTATGTCTGCTATCCAAAAAGAGATACGCAATGATTCAGCAACTATAATTATCCATGGTTTTACAAAAATGGGTCTTTTTGAGATGACAAGGAAAAAAGAACGTCCAACTCTTTTAGAGACTTTAACTGTAAAACCAAGTGGTGATGTGATGGATGGTCATCGAATTCGACCTGAAACTCATTATTTTGAACTTGAAAGAATAGCGATCGAACATATGTATCACGATGATGAGGCATTTTGGATTGAAGGACCGTACTATTTTTTCGATTGGATTCAGAATAACCCGGAAAAGCTTTCTGAAATTGAAGAAAAATACAGTAAAAAGTTTTTTGTCAGCAAGGGTGATTCCAAACGGGAAATTAACCTGCGTAAAACAGGTACTATTGAAGAAATAAAAGCCCGTATATTAAAAGATACACATTGACACAAGCGGTCAAAACATGGTATCCTTTTTTCGTTAGTGTTTGGAGCACCCGCTCCAACCGCACAGACTAGGTTTTAAGTATATTTTATACACCTAGGATGGCGAGTCTGAGTATAAGAGGAGGTGCACGTTGATGTACGCAATTATTCAAACT
Protein-coding sequences here:
- a CDS encoding Rne/Rng family ribonuclease yields the protein MQQVVINAAGMEKRTALLKDGKLIECAYQRPDEKPSAGSIYKGRVQKVLPGMQAVFVDIGTDKNGFLHKDDLPGYYQLSDKEKKQISISNLVKEGESILVQIVKEESGEKGAKLTALLSFTAHLLVYFPYTPHVGVSKKIKESARETLNKWGAQYTADQEGLIIRTGCEDFPEEEMLKELNGLRKQFLDVLKKSEEKKAPYLLIRPAFYQTYLEKWLNQHVEEIIVDDHETYSQIKEYISAFSKSYSVTLYNEREPIFSKFGIDAEIRKSLSPHVWLKNGSSLYINVTEALTVIDVNTGKFIGKKDRAKTVVETNLLAAEEITKQLRLRNLAGMIVIDFITMSSDKDKQMVMSAIQKEIRNDSATIIIHGFTKMGLFEMTRKKERPTLLETLTVKPSGDVMDGHRIRPETHYFELERIAIEHMYHDDEAFWIEGPYYFFDWIQNNPEKLSEIEEKYSKKFFVSKGDSKREINLRKTGTIEEIKARILKDTH